GCGTGCACGAGCAGTCCGAGGGCTTCACCCGCTACGCCTGCTGGGACTTCGACAACACTCCGGAATCGAAATACCCACTGCTGCTGCATTATCCGTACTTCGACCTGTACCGGTTGCAGGTCGTCAAACAGGCCGATCTGGTGCTGGCCATGTACCTGTGCCCCGACGCCTTCGACGTGGACGCCAAGCGGCGCGACTTCGTCTACTACGACGCCCTCACCGTGCGCGACTCGTCGCTGTCGTCGTGTGTGCAGGCGGTGCTGGCCGCCGAGATCGGGGATCTCGACCTCGCCTACGACTATTTCGCCGAGGCCGCGCTCACCGATCTGCACGACCTGTACGGCAATGCCGACGGCGGACTGCACATCGCGGCGCTGGCGGGCACCTGGCTCGGTTGCGTCGGCGGGTTCGGCGGCTTCCGCGACCACGACCAGCATCCGGTCTTCGCGCCGCGGCTGCCCCGGCCGCTGCGGCGGATGGGGTTCCGAATCCGCTGGCGCGGCAGTCGAATCGGCGTCGAGGTCACCGAATCGGAGACCAGCTACCGGCTGCTGGCGGGCGATCCGCTGCCGGTGAGCCATCACGGCACCATGCACAAGCTCACCGAGGCCGGGCTGACCTTGCGCAATCCGCCGCCGCCGACCCCGCCGGCCGTCACCCAGCCCCGCGGCCGGGCGCCGCGCCCCCGCCGCTGACCCACCCCGGCTCGCGTCCTCGGTCGTTCACAGCCGACGCGTTCTGGGATGCCAACGGCGGCAACGACATCGTCACCCGCATGGCCGACCGCCTCGGCCTGCGCGAGACCCAGCCGCCCGACGATCCGGCCCAGTGGGGCGAAACCCGCACCACCCCAGCGGATGTCGTCACCATCTACCACTACCTCACCACCACCGTGCCCCAGCCCGCCCGCACCGTTCTGCTCAACGCGCTCGGCGGCGCCGACCAGATCGCCGCCGACGGCACCGATCAGTACTTCGGCATCCCCGACGGCCTGACCGGCGACAGCTGGGCGGTCAAACAGGGCTGGATGACCCTGGACTCCTCCACCACCCTCGACACCACCGGCCTGGTCGCCGCCGCGCCCGGCGGGCCGCTGCGCTACACCGTCGTCATCCTCACCACCCAGCCCGCCGACACCTCCTGGAACACCGGCGGCTCCGCGCTCACCGCCGCCGACACCGCACTGCGCCCGGTGCTCACCGCCGAATGAAATGCGGCCGCACCGGTATCGGACGCGGTTTAGCGGCGTTGCGGCCGGGTACCGCGAAGCATGGGTCGAACATGCGCACCCCGCGGAATTCGGATCCGATGATGGAGGCAAGACGATGGTTTATGACGACCGACGTGTTTACGGCGGCTCCGGTGTGCGATACGGCGGCGGCTTCATGCTCCTGCTATTCATCTGGTTGATCATCGGCGCCATTGCCGCCGGGCAGCGCCACTACTACGACAGCGCGCCGACCAATTGCGCCAGCACGGGCACCATCGCGGTGACCATTCTGGCCGGTCCGCTCAATTATGTCGGCGTGAATCCGAAGATTCACGACTGCAACGTGAATGTTCCGCAGCCGAGCCAATAACGGGGGCGGATCCGGGCGCACGGGATCGTCGAACGGGTAGCGCAACGTCCCGGAGCGGGCTGTCACAGCGGAACGCGTTACGACGCAACGAGTTCCGCGGCTTCGGGATGGAATCCGGTCTCCGGACGGTACTCTCGATGCAATGGGTCAACGTGCACTGTTCACAATTGCATGTATCGTCCTGGCCGCCTGGAGCGCGGTCACGACGCCCTCCGCCACCGCCGATCCGGGGTTACCGCCGGTCGGCGGTGGTTTTCTCTGGGGCGTCTCCAGCTCCGGGTATCAGAGCGAAGGCTTTGCGCCCGACAGCAATTGGAGTCGCTACGCCGGATCGGGGCGCGCCGAGGACTACCGCAATTCTGTCGATTTTCTCCATCGGTACGACGAGGACATTCAGAACGCGGCCAACCTCGGGGCCGGCGTGTATCGCGTGAGTGTGGAATGGGCTCGGGTGCAACCGAATCCGGGCGAATGGGACTTTTCCTTCTACGACAGCATGATCGGGCGGATTCGGGCCGCGGGCATGCGGCCGATGATCACTCTGGATCACTGGGTGTTCCCGGGGTGGGAGGTCGATCGCGGCGGCTGGCGCAACCCGGGCATGGTGGACGACTGGCTGACCAATGCCCGCGCGGTGGTCGACAGGTACGCGCATCTGGATCCGCTGTGGGTCACCTTCAACGAGCCGCTCAACTACGCGAGCAAGGAACAGCAGATAGGCGATCTCGGCGCACTGGACGTCGCGCCGATGATCGACCGCATGGTCGCCGCGCACCGCGGCATCTACGACTACATTCACGGCCGGCAACCCGGGGCGATGGTGACCAGCAATATCGCCTACTCGGCCATGGGCGCCGCGCAGGCCGACGCCTCCTTCGTCGACCGCATCGCCGACAAACTCGACTACGTCGGCGTCGACTACTACTACGGCGGATCCCTCAGCAATCCGCCGAATCTGATCGCGCAGCTCACCAATACGCCCTCGGGGCTCATCCTCGAACCCGACGGCATCTACTACGCGCTGCGCCGATACGCCGGGAAGTTCCCGGGCCGCCCGCTCTACATCGTCGAGAACGGCATGCCCTCCGACAACGGCTCACCCACCACCGACGGCATGACCCGCGAGGACAACCTGCGCGACACCGTCTACTGGGTGCAGCGCGCCAAGGCCGACGGCATGAACATCATGGGCTACAACTACTGGAGCATCACCGACAATTACGAATGGGGCAGCTACTCACCCCGTTTCGGCCTCTACACCGTCGACGTCACCAGTGATCCGTCGCTGGCGCGGCGGCCCACCGCGGCCGTCGGCGCGTATCACGACATCATCGGCGCGGGCGGCGTCGGCGCCGGGTATGTCCCGACCCGGGCCCCGGCCTTCTGTTCGCTGCAGGATCTGCCCTCGAGTTGCGTGAACCCGGTTCGCTGACGCACCGCACGAGCGTCACCACAGCACCGGCGGATGCGGCACGGCATCGTTGGCGACGGCCAGATAATCGATGACGTGCCGCAGATCCGGGTACACGCGGTGCGCCAGCTCCCGGGTCTCCGCGGTGGCGGGCACCAGATCCGGTATCAGCAGGCAGCGCAGGCCCGCCGCATGGGCGGCGCGCAGGCCATTGGGTGAATCCTCGCACGCCAGCGTGAATTCCGGCTCCGCGCCGAGCGCCGCGGTCGCCGTCAGATAGGGCTCGGGATGCGGTTTGCCCTGCCGCACATCCTGCCGCGTGACAATGGCGTCGAAACGGCCGAGCAGCCCCACGGCCCGCAGATGATGCTGGGTGCGTGCGCGATTGGACGAGGTGGCGATGGCGCGCGGCACCCGGCGGCGGTCCAGTTCGTCGAGCAGTTCGGCCACACCCGGTTTGACGGCGAGCCGACCGGCGTCCACCAGCCGCGCGATCGTCGTCTCGTGCGTGCGGAAGAACTCGTCGAGCGGGAAATCCGGCCCGAACGCCGCGACCGCCAGTTCCCGGCAGGTGTCGGCGGGCATGCCGATGAGGCTGTGGCAGAACGACTCCGGCAGCGCGTATCCGAGTTCGGCCCCGGAGCGTCCCAGCGATTCCACCGCCAACCGCTCGGAGTCGAGCAGCAGCCCGTCCATATCGAAGACGACAGCCCGCACCGGCTTGTCGCGCGCATCCGCTCTCATGCCACCCGTCCCAGCAATTCCGGCCGTAAGCGCCGTCCGATCACCTCGGCGACATTGTCGCCCATCAGCTCGACCAGTGCGTCGCCCACTTCCTGCTGAATATGCCCCAGATGCGGCAGCGGACCGAAGATGTCCTTGCGCGCGAGAAAGGCGCGGGCGCGCCGATGCGGGTCGGGAATGGCCGCCAGCCTGGCCAGTTCGGGTGCGCGCGCATCGATGACCCGCAGCGGGGCGCCGGGCGTCCCGCTCAGATCGAACCAGCGAATCCACGCCGCGATCAGCAGCGCCGCACCCGGTGTCGGGCGGCCGGCCGCGAGATTCTCGCGCATGGCGGCAGCGACCCTGGGCAGCATCTTGTCCGATCCGTTGCGGCCCACCCGGGTGGCCTCGTGCCGGATGGCGGGATTGCGGAACCGGCGCAGCAGATCGTCGACGGCGCGGTGCAATTCGCCGTCGGTGAGCCGCAGGGTCGGGCCCTGTTCGAACAGCATGAACTGCCGGGCCAGCGCGCTGAGCGCGGGATCGGTCCCCGCCTCGGCGATGGTCGGGTGCCCGGCGACCGCGCCCAGATAGGCCAGCAGCAGATGGGTTCCGTTGAGCAGCCGCAGTTTCGCCAGTTCCGGGCCGGTGACGTCGGTGACGTAGTTGGCGCCGGCCAGGTCCCAGCGCGGCCGCTCGCCGTCGAAGTTCTCGATGGTCCAGGTCATGAAGGGTTCGGCCGAGACGGGGGCGCGGTCGTCCACGCCGCCGAGCCGGGTCCGCGCCGCCGCCTCGTCCCCGTCGTCGCCGGAGGTCACGATGCGATCGACCACACTGCACGGGAATTGCACATTGCGGGCGATCCAGCCCGCCAGCCGGTCGTCGCGCAGCGCCGCGAAATCCAGCACGGCGCTGCGCAATTGACGGCCGTTGGCGGTGAGATTGTCGCAGCTGAGCACCACCGGCGGGGTCCCGCCGCGGCGGCGCACCGCGGCCAGTCCGCCGACCAGCATCCCGATCGCCGTGCAGGGTTTGGCGGTGCAGCGCAGATCGTGCCGCACCGGATCGCTGCCCGAATCGAGCCTGCCGGTGTCGGGGGACAGGCAGTAGCCGCCGGTGGTGACGGTGAGGGTGACGATCCGCACGCGCGGATCGGCCACCCGGCGCACCACCCCGATCCGGTCCGACGGTGCGTGCACCGCCGCGGTGATCGCGCCGACCACCTCCGCTCGGGCCGCGCCCTCATCGCGCAGCAGAGCGGTGTACAGGTTGTCCTGCGCGCGCAGCGCCCCGACCACGTCGGGCCGGGACATGGCCACCGCGGTGATGCCCCACCGCCGGTCGCCGCTCGCGGTCATCGCGTGCTGGGTGATCAGCGCCTGATGCGCGCGATGAAACGAGCCGCAGCCCAGATGCACGATCCCGGTGCCCAGCAGGCCGGGGGTGAACGGCGGCCGGGTGACATCGCGCGGCAGCCGCGCCAGCGCCCCGACCCCGAGTCTCGGGGAATTCGTTTCGACGTCAAGTGAATTCGGATTGCCGCGCATACCGAGCCCTCCGGCCGCATTCGGAATGGTTGGTGTGAAAGCGACCGATCGACACTGAACTCGTCGCAGAGCCGAATCTAGATCAGGTTTTCCGAAAGTTCGACTGGGAAACGACCTTTAAACTGTTCGCTCTGTCACACGGTTATCGGCAAGTGTCCGTAGGTATTTCGTAAATAGGCAGCTGATACGCCATTTAAGAAATACCCGCGATGTGATTTCGGGACCGGCGTGTTCCCCGGAATTGCGGCCCATTCGGTGTTGAATAACCTCGGTCGGTTCCGAGAAGTCACCGCTGGAGGCTTTCTTGCACGGAATTTTCCGCACGCCCGCCCGGGGCTCGCTGCCGGCGGTCCTCGCGCTGGCGCTGATCGGCGCGGGCCTCGTCACCCCGGTCGCACCCGGCCCCGCCGCGGCCGGACCCGTCCAGGACGGCGGGACGTTCCTGGCCACCAACATCACCGGCGCGGGCGCCCGGGTGGCCTTGTCGGCGGGCACCTTCGTCGAGCACGCCACCACCGGCGCGATCGACGTCCTCGACCGCACCGGCGCCGTCACCGAACAGGTGCTGCCCAGCGTCGTCGTCGACGGGACGCTCACGCCGCTGAAACTGACCATCGGCAATGCGGGCAAGGAGCTGACGGTCCAGGTGGTCGGCGGCCTCACCGCGGGCGCGAAAGTGACCGCGACCCTGGGCGAGAGCCTCGGTCGCGCCGCCGAGGCCTGCCTCGCCAAGGGGCTGCCGGCGGCCATCCTGCCCGGCATCCTGGCCGCGCTCACCGGCGGCCTGACCGC
This sequence is a window from Nocardia yunnanensis. Protein-coding genes within it:
- a CDS encoding family 1 glycosylhydrolase — its product is MGQRALFTIACIVLAAWSAVTTPSATADPGLPPVGGGFLWGVSSSGYQSEGFAPDSNWSRYAGSGRAEDYRNSVDFLHRYDEDIQNAANLGAGVYRVSVEWARVQPNPGEWDFSFYDSMIGRIRAAGMRPMITLDHWVFPGWEVDRGGWRNPGMVDDWLTNARAVVDRYAHLDPLWVTFNEPLNYASKEQQIGDLGALDVAPMIDRMVAAHRGIYDYIHGRQPGAMVTSNIAYSAMGAAQADASFVDRIADKLDYVGVDYYYGGSLSNPPNLIAQLTNTPSGLILEPDGIYYALRRYAGKFPGRPLYIVENGMPSDNGSPTTDGMTREDNLRDTVYWVQRAKADGMNIMGYNYWSITDNYEWGSYSPRFGLYTVDVTSDPSLARRPTAAVGAYHDIIGAGGVGAGYVPTRAPAFCSLQDLPSSCVNPVR
- a CDS encoding HAD family hydrolase, with translation MRADARDKPVRAVVFDMDGLLLDSERLAVESLGRSGAELGYALPESFCHSLIGMPADTCRELAVAAFGPDFPLDEFFRTHETTIARLVDAGRLAVKPGVAELLDELDRRRVPRAIATSSNRARTQHHLRAVGLLGRFDAIVTRQDVRQGKPHPEPYLTATAALGAEPEFTLACEDSPNGLRAAHAAGLRCLLIPDLVPATAETRELAHRVYPDLRHVIDYLAVANDAVPHPPVLW
- a CDS encoding mannitol dehydrogenase family protein; translation: MRGNPNSLDVETNSPRLGVGALARLPRDVTRPPFTPGLLGTGIVHLGCGSFHRAHQALITQHAMTASGDRRWGITAVAMSRPDVVGALRAQDNLYTALLRDEGAARAEVVGAITAAVHAPSDRIGVVRRVADPRVRIVTLTVTTGGYCLSPDTGRLDSGSDPVRHDLRCTAKPCTAIGMLVGGLAAVRRRGGTPPVVLSCDNLTANGRQLRSAVLDFAALRDDRLAGWIARNVQFPCSVVDRIVTSGDDGDEAAARTRLGGVDDRAPVSAEPFMTWTIENFDGERPRWDLAGANYVTDVTGPELAKLRLLNGTHLLLAYLGAVAGHPTIAEAGTDPALSALARQFMLFEQGPTLRLTDGELHRAVDDLLRRFRNPAIRHEATRVGRNGSDKMLPRVAAAMRENLAAGRPTPGAALLIAAWIRWFDLSGTPGAPLRVIDARAPELARLAAIPDPHRRARAFLARKDIFGPLPHLGHIQQEVGDALVELMGDNVAEVIGRRLRPELLGRVA